The DNA segment CGGCTTGTAGTAGAAGCCATCGATGTGCGCGGCTGAGACGAGTTTGAGAAGATTGTGGTAGCCGGTGTTGTCCTTTGCCAGGAGGGTGAAGTGATAGGTTTCGGCGCGAGCCGTGGCGGCCTGTTTGTCGAGCATCGATCCCGCGGCCATGTAAACCTCGCAGCCCACGATAGGCTTGATGCCGTATTTTTTGGCAGTTTGGACAAATTCGACGACGCCATACATATTGCCGTGGTCTGTGATGGCCACTGCGGGCATGTTCAATTCCTTCGCCTGCTTCATCAGGTCTTCGATCCGAATCGAGCCGTCGAGCAGCGAATATTCGGTGTGTTGATGAAGATGAACGAAGGGCGCGGCAGACATGCCGTCAATCTATCAGAGATTTAGCGGGCGGAAAAGAAAACCCCTCTCGTTTTCCGATCCGGCTAAGGCACGATGGCCGGAGAAACACCCGTCGCAGCGACTCTTTGGCTCGCCCTGCGTTTCTCGATTTGCGCACGAATCTGTTCGGTAATCAGCTTCTGCAAATGCGGGCGGACTGCCTGGAAAACCAAGCCTAACAACGCAATGGCGAGCCCGCCTTTCGCCTTTCCCGCAGATTCTGCTTCGGCTTTGGTGCCTTTGCTGGCACCCGCTTTGATGTAAATTTTTTTCTTCCGCGCTGGCAGCTTGGCCAGTACCAGTCCAACCAACGCTGCGGAACCCAGCCACGTGGTCAGATTGCCACGAATCGAAGTCTGTAGGCGGCGGCTGACATTCGCCGACGCTGCCAGGCTGCGTCCCGCATGGGCCAGACTGTGGCGCGATGCGGCGGCACGATCGGAGAGTTGTTTTAAACGGTGGTTGTAGTGCTCTGCTTCAGCCATTGGGAGTCTTTCTTCAATTCAGCGATAGTCGCGGGGAACCAAGCGCCGGTGAGAGATTTTTTCGCAAAAAGCAATCCGCCAACGGTGATCAGCAGCATTGCAACGCCACTGGCGAGCAACGCCAAACCCCAGCCCCAGCCAGCTTTGACGGCCAGCACGTAGATCAGGCTCAAACTCAAATAGAGAAACCCGGACGACAGACACATCAGCGCCACTGCAACAGCGATCAGTGCGGCGACCACTTTTTGGGAGGCTGCCTTGGACTCCAGCCCGGCCAATTCAAATCGAACCGACGCGTATTCCGTAATCGCGCGAAGGATCAATTGAAGCGACTCGATCAACCCAGGCTGACGGTGTGCAAACTCGCCCGGCATACCAGAATTCGGGGCCATGTCGCAGTGTGTTTGCGAGTTGTCTTACTTGCGGAGAACGAGGCCGAGAACGAAACCGGCCGCCAGCGCGCTGAGCACAGATTTTGTCGGATTCGCGCGAATGTATTCCTCGCTGTCCTCTTGGAAGGTGCGGGTTTTCTCGCGAGCCTCCGTCCATTTCTCGGTTGCTTTTTCGCGAATCTCGCCGGCTTTTGCGGTCGCGGTTTGTTTGAATTCCTGCGCCTTGGCAGTGGCCGTCTCCTTCAACTCAGTCGCTTTCGCTGTGGCAGCTTCCTTGAGTTCGCCCGCTTTTTCAGTTGCGGCTTGCTTGAGCACACCGGCAGCCGACTTCAATTCGTTTGCAGCGGCGGCAGCGTGATCTTTGCCAGTTTCAAATTTGCTTTTGGCCTCGGCGGTGGCTTCAGGATCGAGGATGGGTTCGTTGATTGGATTGTTGGACATAAAATTAGCTCCTTTTAACTTGGTTTAGTATGAAACTAAGCCGCGTCGGCTGCCGTTGGCAAGCTTCGACTGTCAATTTCTTTCAACGATACGCACATGATTGCGCACCCGGATTTACTTTGCTCGAAAAACGATGCGGGCCTTCGTCAAATCGTAGGGCGACATCTCGACTTCCACTTTGTCGCCGGGAACGATGCGGATGAAATGTTTCCGCATTTTGCCGCTGATATGCGCCAGGACATTCACCCCGTTGGGCAGATCCACGCGGAACATCGTCCCGGGTAGAACGTCCGTTACCATACCGTCTGTCTTAATTGCTTCTTCCTTGGCCATAGCCGCCTAATCAAGAGAGAAAGCGCGTCACTGCAAAGGAAAAACGTGTGACTTTCTCATCCAGCACCCTGACGCCGCACTAATCGGCCCAGTGCCGGAAACCCATCCTGCTGCCATGTCGGCTGGGGAAATTGCATGTCGCCGACCGCGCACAGCCGCGACGCACCTGAGGATTTCAGTTGGATTCTATTCTTCGAGGAAAAGGGCCAGAAACCCAGCGTGCTCACACTTGAAGCTAGTTCTCCCAGATCGGGGACATCCGAAAAAATCTGCAAACTTACATGCCGGTGCAGGCAGCTCAGCGGCGGCGTTTTTTGCCGACTGAGTTGCACGCCCCAGACGGGATCGTCCGTGCTCAGCCAGACGCGATTTCCCTCGTGCTCGACCGTCTGCCACTCCGCCGACAAGCGCCAGCGCGCCACGCTCGCCGCGTCCTCGAAGCTCAAGGCCGCCGTGGGATTTCCCTGCCCATAACGCCCCAACTCCGCTGTCAGCCGAGTTCCATATTCCTCAACGTCGATGGAGTCATGGAGCCAGACGATCTGCGCGGAGAGGCAGCCCATTTGATCGTAAAGGCAGACGTCGCGAACCAGCGAAGGAATACTGGAAAAATCATCATCTGAAAAAATGACCGCGCCGCTCCAGCGGTTGCCATAACCCGCAAAAATCTGGCCGGGTTTCGTTTCGTTGCGAAACTTCTCCACTGTCGCGTCGCTGCCGAAAACAACCACCGCATCCGCCATTTCCAGCCAGTGCGGCAGCAACGTCGGCGAAACCTTCACCAGCATCCGCAACGGCTCTGGCAGTGCCTTCACAAATTCCTCAAAACGCGGCAGCCCGGCACCCGGCGTTTTGCACCAGTTCAGGCTGCCCAGAATCAGGCCGCGGACGAGCGATTGCATCCCAGCCATCGCGGTGTTTGCGCTGATGATGTGCAGCAGCCGGCGCGGCGGCAGAACGGCTCCCGTTTCCAGTGCGTCCTCCGATCCGAGTTCCAGTCGGATCAGTTCCAATAACGCAGCCTTGTCTCCGAAGGCTCCCATCTCAGGAAACCGGGCCACCACAGGCACGAGCCACGCCACTCTTTCGCACGCCGTCATCGGTTCAGTTGATCGTCCGCGCTGCGGGAACAGCCCCGCGCCAGCGCAGCCGGATCGCGCCCGAGTAGAATGAAACCCGACTCCTGCCGCACAGCCAGATCCTCCGTCTGAATCGCTAGTACCGAGCCGATATTCGCCAAGTCGAAGAGTTGCAGAATCCCCGTTTC comes from the Chthoniobacterales bacterium genome and includes:
- a CDS encoding phage holin family protein; protein product: MAPNSGMPGEFAHRQPGLIESLQLILRAITEYASVRFELAGLESKAASQKVVAALIAVAVALMCLSSGFLYLSLSLIYVLAVKAGWGWGLALLASGVAMLLITVGGLLFAKKSLTGAWFPATIAELKKDSQWLKQSTTTTV
- the infA gene encoding translation initiation factor IF-1, coding for MAKEEAIKTDGMVTDVLPGTMFRVDLPNGVNVLAHISGKMRKHFIRIVPGDKVEVEMSPYDLTKARIVFRAK
- a CDS encoding acyl-CoA reductase — protein: MTACERVAWLVPVVARFPEMGAFGDKAALLELIRLELGSEDALETGAVLPPRRLLHIISANTAMAGMQSLVRGLILGSLNWCKTPGAGLPRFEEFVKALPEPLRMLVKVSPTLLPHWLEMADAVVVFGSDATVEKFRNETKPGQIFAGYGNRWSGAVIFSDDDFSSIPSLVRDVCLYDQMGCLSAQIVWLHDSIDVEEYGTRLTAELGRYGQGNPTAALSFEDAASVARWRLSAEWQTVEHEGNRVWLSTDDPVWGVQLSRQKTPPLSCLHRHVSLQIFSDVPDLGELASSVSTLGFWPFSSKNRIQLKSSGASRLCAVGDMQFPQPTWQQDGFPALGRLVRRQGAG